One genomic segment of Odocoileus virginianus isolate 20LAN1187 ecotype Illinois chromosome 17, Ovbor_1.2, whole genome shotgun sequence includes these proteins:
- the TNFSF13 gene encoding tumor necrosis factor ligand superfamily member 13 isoform X1, whose translation MPASFPSLLSPQGDMGGSVREPALSVALWLSWGAALGAVACAMVLLTQQTELQTLRREVTRLQRNGGPSEKGEGNPWLNLQEQSPDGTEGRENGERSRRRRAVLTRKQKKKRSVLHLVPINITSKEDSDVTEVMWQPALQRGRGLEAQGYVVRVWDAGVYLLYSQVLFHDETFTMGQMVSREGQGRQETLFRCIQSMPSNPDWAYNSCYSAGVFHLHQGDILSVVIPRARAKLSLSPHGTFLGLVKL comes from the exons ATGCCAGCCTCATTTCCTTCCTTGTTAAGCCCCCAGGGAGACATGGGGGGCTCCGTCCGAGAGCCGGCGCTCTCAGTTGCCCTCTGGTTGAGTTGGGGGGCGGCTCTGGGGGCTGTGGCTTGTGCCATGGTTCTGCTGACCCAACAAACCGAGCTGCAGACCTTAAGGAGAGAGGTGACCCGGCTGCAGAGGAACGGAGGGCCCTCCGAGAAGGGGGAAGGGAATCCGTGGCTGAATCTCCAGGAGCAG AGCCCTGATGGCACAGAAGGCCGGGAGAATGGGGAGAGATCCCGGAGGAGGAGAGCAGTGCTCACCCGTAAACAGAAGA agaAGCGCTCAGTTCTGCACCTCGTTCCCATTAACATCACCTCCAAGG AGGACTCTGATGTGACAGAGGTAATGTGGCAACCAGCTCTCCAGCGCGGGCGAGGCTTGGAGGCCCAAGGATATGTTGTTCGAGTCTGGGATGCTGGAGTTTATCTGCTGTACAGCCAG GTCCTGTTTCATGATGAGACTTTCACCATGGGTCAGATGGTATCTCGGGAGGGACAAGGAAGGCAGGAGACTCTATTCCGATGCATACAAAGTATGCCCTCCAACCCTGACTGGGCCTATAACAGCTGCTACAGTGCAG GTGTCTTCCATTTACACCAGGGGGATATCTTGAGTGTTGTAATCCCTCGGGCAAGGGCCAAACTTAGCCTCTCTCCACATGGAACCTTCCTGGGGCTTGTGAAACTGTGA
- the TNFSF13 gene encoding tumor necrosis factor ligand superfamily member 13 isoform X2 — protein MGGSVREPALSVALWLSWGAALGAVACAMVLLTQQTELQTLRREVTRLQRNGGPSEKGEGNPWLNLQEQSPDGTEGRENGERSRRRRAVLTRKQKKKRSVLHLVPINITSKEDSDVTEVMWQPALQRGRGLEAQGYVVRVWDAGVYLLYSQVLFHDETFTMGQMVSREGQGRQETLFRCIQSMPSNPDWAYNSCYSAGVFHLHQGDILSVVIPRARAKLSLSPHGTFLGLVKL, from the exons ATGGGGGGCTCCGTCCGAGAGCCGGCGCTCTCAGTTGCCCTCTGGTTGAGTTGGGGGGCGGCTCTGGGGGCTGTGGCTTGTGCCATGGTTCTGCTGACCCAACAAACCGAGCTGCAGACCTTAAGGAGAGAGGTGACCCGGCTGCAGAGGAACGGAGGGCCCTCCGAGAAGGGGGAAGGGAATCCGTGGCTGAATCTCCAGGAGCAG AGCCCTGATGGCACAGAAGGCCGGGAGAATGGGGAGAGATCCCGGAGGAGGAGAGCAGTGCTCACCCGTAAACAGAAGA agaAGCGCTCAGTTCTGCACCTCGTTCCCATTAACATCACCTCCAAGG AGGACTCTGATGTGACAGAGGTAATGTGGCAACCAGCTCTCCAGCGCGGGCGAGGCTTGGAGGCCCAAGGATATGTTGTTCGAGTCTGGGATGCTGGAGTTTATCTGCTGTACAGCCAG GTCCTGTTTCATGATGAGACTTTCACCATGGGTCAGATGGTATCTCGGGAGGGACAAGGAAGGCAGGAGACTCTATTCCGATGCATACAAAGTATGCCCTCCAACCCTGACTGGGCCTATAACAGCTGCTACAGTGCAG GTGTCTTCCATTTACACCAGGGGGATATCTTGAGTGTTGTAATCCCTCGGGCAAGGGCCAAACTTAGCCTCTCTCCACATGGAACCTTCCTGGGGCTTGTGAAACTGTGA